One window from the genome of Paracoccus zhejiangensis encodes:
- a CDS encoding response regulator transcription factor, with amino-acid sequence MNLVSYDDESFASASPLPISAAEVMFVGNQCNFSGSLIAATSQELGQITSAVLHSFAEFQKFVTQTGLVPTLVILDEPTIRNLSESDRGFLLGLDGLSLGIAFSSLVYGADFYSNNNFKANTVSIFPLNVRLDIWLSIIKLIAHGGSYVSPEVSAHREVAAPPAPSGESGLTQRQLDVLQLVADGQSNKRIAAKLGLSIHTVKLHLHNASLRLGARNRTEAAMRYRSLKS; translated from the coding sequence ATGAACTTGGTATCCTATGACGACGAATCCTTCGCTTCGGCCTCGCCTCTTCCGATCAGCGCAGCCGAGGTCATGTTCGTCGGGAATCAGTGCAATTTCTCGGGCAGCCTGATCGCCGCGACTAGCCAGGAGCTGGGGCAAATCACCTCGGCAGTGCTTCATTCCTTTGCAGAATTTCAGAAATTCGTCACGCAGACCGGCTTGGTCCCCACGCTGGTGATTCTTGACGAGCCGACGATTCGGAACCTGTCCGAATCGGATCGCGGCTTTCTTCTGGGCCTCGACGGCCTGTCGCTGGGGATCGCTTTCAGCAGTCTGGTGTATGGCGCAGATTTTTATTCGAATAACAACTTTAAGGCGAATACTGTAAGTATTTTCCCGTTAAATGTGCGACTCGATATCTGGCTATCGATCATCAAGCTGATTGCCCATGGCGGCAGCTATGTCAGCCCCGAGGTTTCGGCTCACCGCGAGGTGGCCGCGCCACCGGCGCCAAGCGGAGAAAGCGGATTGACCCAGCGCCAGCTTGACGTGCTGCAACTGGTTGCGGACGGGCAGTCGAACAAACGGATCGCGGCCAAGCTTGGCCTGTCGATCCACACGGTCAAGTTGCATCTGCACAATGCGAGCCTGCGCCTTGGCGCCCGGAATCGCACCGAAGCCGCGATGCGCTATCGTTCCCTTAAATCGTGA
- a CDS encoding Bug family tripartite tricarboxylate transporter substrate binding protein, protein MSLISRRFAAACVAVTMAISPVAAQELEDLTLTAPAGAGGGWDSLARSLQETMMKIGTAKSVQVMNVPGAGGTVGLAQFSQSAAGSPNQLLVGGITMVGAIITNKAPVNLTGVEPLARMTGDPLVVVVPKDSPIQTLADLSAKIKEDVGGTIWAGGSAGGADHILSALITEASGGDPSKVNYVAYSGGGEALAAMLGGQVTAGISGYGEWQGQIESGDLRALAISYPEPIEGIEAQPLKAQGIDVELVNWRGLFAGPGIAEADKAALAAAIETTVKSPEWQEILKARGWTDYYAPADEFKTFVESENERVHAVLKSIGLAE, encoded by the coding sequence ATGTCGCTTATCTCGCGCCGCTTTGCTGCGGCATGCGTGGCCGTAACCATGGCCATCTCGCCCGTCGCGGCGCAGGAGCTTGAAGACCTGACCCTGACCGCGCCGGCAGGTGCCGGGGGTGGTTGGGATTCGCTCGCGCGGTCGCTACAGGAAACCATGATGAAGATCGGCACGGCGAAAAGCGTGCAGGTGATGAACGTGCCGGGCGCCGGTGGCACCGTCGGTCTGGCGCAATTCTCGCAAAGCGCGGCGGGATCGCCCAACCAGCTCTTGGTCGGCGGGATCACCATGGTCGGCGCCATCATCACCAACAAGGCGCCCGTCAACCTGACCGGTGTCGAGCCGCTGGCACGGATGACCGGCGATCCGCTGGTGGTCGTGGTGCCGAAGGATTCGCCGATCCAGACGCTGGCCGATCTCAGCGCCAAGATCAAAGAGGATGTCGGCGGCACCATCTGGGCCGGCGGTTCGGCCGGTGGCGCGGACCATATCCTCTCGGCGCTGATCACCGAGGCCTCGGGCGGCGATCCGTCCAAGGTGAACTATGTCGCCTATTCCGGCGGCGGCGAGGCGCTGGCGGCCATGCTGGGCGGCCAGGTGACCGCCGGTATCTCGGGCTATGGCGAATGGCAGGGCCAGATCGAATCTGGCGACCTCAGGGCGCTTGCGATCTCTTATCCCGAGCCGATCGAAGGGATCGAGGCGCAGCCGCTGAAAGCGCAGGGCATCGATGTCGAGCTGGTCAACTGGCGCGGCCTCTTCGCCGGTCCGGGCATTGCCGAGGCCGACAAGGCGGCACTGGCAGCAGCCATCGAGACCACGGTGAAATCGCCGGAATGGCAGGAAATCCTCAAGGCGCGCGGCTGGACCGACTATTACGCCCCGGCCGACGAGTTCAAGACCTTCGTCGAATCGGAAAACGAGCGCGTCCATGCCGTGCTGAAATCCATCGGCCTGGCCGAATGA
- a CDS encoding tripartite tricarboxylate transporter TctB family protein: protein MNMTERSGLHRPTAIIGLGLFALAAITWNDARSMTIAANYGVGADAASYFVAAFLAVLGVGHLIAALKPGIEADECDWGAVAWIGLALLGLMGSIAFGFGFILGSTLLFAFTARAFGRRALVVDLIIGFVLSTLIFLMFNKLLQLALPMGRLEMMF from the coding sequence ATGAACATGACGGAACGCAGCGGGCTGCATCGCCCGACCGCGATCATCGGCCTCGGCCTGTTCGCGCTGGCCGCGATCACCTGGAACGATGCGCGCTCCATGACCATCGCGGCGAATTACGGCGTCGGCGCCGACGCCGCCTCCTATTTCGTCGCCGCCTTCCTCGCCGTGCTGGGTGTCGGCCACCTGATCGCCGCTCTGAAACCCGGGATCGAGGCCGATGAATGCGACTGGGGCGCGGTCGCCTGGATCGGGCTGGCGCTGCTTGGCCTGATGGGTTCGATCGCCTTCGGCTTCGGCTTCATCCTTGGATCGACCCTGCTTTTCGCCTTCACCGCCCGAGCCTTCGGTCGCCGCGCGCTGGTCGTGGACCTGATCATCGGATTCGTCCTCTCGACGCTGATCTTCCTGATGTTCAACAAGCTTCTGCAACTCGCGCTGCCCATGGGGCGGCTGGAAATGATGTTCTGA